TCGGGTAACGTCGCCAGGAAGTCGGACCACAGCAGAAAATATGGTCATTGCCGCTGAGAGGCGACAATAACGACCTCGTGGATCGCGGGCACTTGGCACTCGTCAGTCGATCCACCACAGAGCGGAGGACTCAGAGCATGGCCGGCGCGATGCGCAAGATGGCGGTCTACCTCGGCCTCGTGGAGGACGATGGGTACGACGGCCGGGGATTCGACCCCGATGACGACTTCGAGCCCGAACTCGACCCGGAACCCGAGCGCGACCTGCGGCGGCGTGAGCCCTCGCATCAGCCGCACGGTTCGCACCAGTCCCACCAGTCTCATCAGTCCCAAAGGGACGAATCGGTACGAGTGGTGCAGCCGTCCGCTCCGCGGGATCCGGTGTCGCACTCCGCTTCGCTGGGCGCGGAATCCGGGCGTCCGGCGCGGATCGCGCCCGTGGCGTCCATCACACAAGAACGTCAAAGCCTGGAGAAGAACGCACCGGTGATCATGCCCAAGGTCGTGTCGGAACGAGAGCCTTACCGGATCACCACGCTCCACCCCCGGACCTACAACGAGGCCCGTACCATCGGGGAACACTTCCGTGAGGGCACGCCTGTGATCATGAATCTCACTGAGATGGATGACACAGATGCGAAGCGACTTGTCGACTTTGCGGCCGGTTTGGTGTTTGGTCTTCACGGCAGCATCGAGCGGGTGACGCAGAAGGTGTTCCTGTTGTCGCCTGCTAACGTCGATGTCACGGCGGAGGACAAGGCCCGCATCGCAGAGGGCGGGTTCTTCAACCAGAGCTGAGACGCACGACCGGAAACAGCAGTAACAGGGCACACCAACAGCAGTACCGACAGCACGGAAACATGGGGA
The DNA window shown above is from Streptomyces sp. NBC_01451 and carries:
- a CDS encoding cell division protein SepF, whose protein sequence is MAGAMRKMAVYLGLVEDDGYDGRGFDPDDDFEPELDPEPERDLRRREPSHQPHGSHQSHQSHQSQRDESVRVVQPSAPRDPVSHSASLGAESGRPARIAPVASITQERQSLEKNAPVIMPKVVSEREPYRITTLHPRTYNEARTIGEHFREGTPVIMNLTEMDDTDAKRLVDFAAGLVFGLHGSIERVTQKVFLLSPANVDVTAEDKARIAEGGFFNQS